The genomic window TCCCGGTGTACGGGATACCGAAGCCGCCGCCCAGGTTGAGATACCGCACCGGTGCGGGGGCGTCACCGGCCAGCCGCAGCAGCAACTCGACGGTCCGGCGCTGGGCCTCGGCGATGATCTCGGCGTTCAGGTTCTGCGACCCGGCGAAACAGTGGAACCCGAGCACCTCCAGATCGGTCCCGGCCAGTTCCTTGAGCAGCGCTGGAACCCGTTCGGCGTCGATCCCGAACTGCTGCGGCCCACCACCCATCCGCATGCCCGATCCCTTGACCGAGAAGTCCGGGTTGACCCGTACCGCGACCCGCGGCCGGACCCCCAGCGCCGAACCGACACGTGCGATCCGGGCGGCCTCGGTCTCCGACTCCACCTCGATCGTCACACCGGCCGCGACCGCCTGCCGCAGTTCCGGGTCCCGTTTGCCGGGCCCGGCGAAACTCACCCGGTCCGGCGGTTTCACGGTGTCCAGCGCGGTCCGCATCTCCAGCGCCGACGCCACGTCCAGCGAGTCGACAAGGGTGCTCAGGTGCTGCACCACGGCCGGCATCGGGTTCGCCTTGATCGCATAGCTGAGCTGCAGATCCGCCGGCAGGTGCTCACGCAGCAGCGCGACCCGTTCGGTGAGCAGCCGCCGGTCGTACGCGAAGAAGGGTGTGCTCCCGACCCGTTCGGCCAGCCGCTCCACCGGCACCCCACCGACCGCCAACTGCCCGTCGACCTGTTCGAACTCGGTCATGCCGTCACCTCCGCTTCGCTCCGGCGCCGCCATGACTCAAATACTGAGCTCGATGATTCGCTCGCAAGCTCGCTCATGCCGTCACCTCCGCGCGCAGCAGGTTGCGGTCGAACTTGCCGTTCGGGGAACGCGGCAGCTCCGGCCGCACCTGGACGTCCTTGGGCAGCATGTAGAGCGGCAG from Actinoplanes derwentensis includes these protein-coding regions:
- a CDS encoding pyridoxal-dependent decarboxylase, exosortase A system-associated, translating into MTEFEQVDGQLAVGGVPVERLAERVGSTPFFAYDRRLLTERVALLREHLPADLQLSYAIKANPMPAVVQHLSTLVDSLDVASALEMRTALDTVKPPDRVSFAGPGKRDPELRQAVAAGVTIEVESETEAARIARVGSALGVRPRVAVRVNPDFSVKGSGMRMGGGPQQFGIDAERVPALLKELAGTDLEVLGFHCFAGSQNLNAEIIAEAQRRTVELLLRLAGDAPAPVRYLNLGGGFGIPYTGKDRPLDLAAIGGNLETLLRDEVRPRLPDARVVIELGRFLVGEAGVYVTRVVDRKVSRGKTFLVVDGGLHHQLAASGNFGQVIRRNYPIAVGNRVAEEPSEQVTVVGCLCTPLDLLGNDVTLPPAAVGDLIVLHQAGAYGLTASPTAFLSHPAPAEVLL